From Kineosporia succinea, the proteins below share one genomic window:
- the secD gene encoding protein translocase subunit SecD: MRAVPVVRAIVAIAVVATSLFVALTMSPRLGLDLRGGTQIVLEGKSTDTVQVNAEATDRALSVLRNRIDALGVTDPTVTRSGENRIIIELPGVQDPREAAEVVGRTAQLTFHPVVSTDPAPVAAEGEEAEGEEATQEKLEEGQQRLVDEDGQPLVVGPSVMTGEGVGDAAGVTDPTRGGGWFVTIDFKAAGGDAWRQLTADAACALPGDPQRRIAIVLDDEVISSPQVDPSITCDVGMTGNSTEITGQFSAEQAQDLAVLIKGGALPIPVEVIEQRTVGPTLGADAIDASIKAAVIGLILTGLFITLVYRVVGFLATLALACYALISYAFLVFLGATLTLPGLAGFVLAIGMAIDANVLVFERAREEFGAVPKEKRQGRGALPGALKTGFDKAWTAIIDTNVTTLLAAALLFFLATGPVRGFGVTLSIGVIASMVSALIVARVLTEWAVRRTLLRKRPGISGLAGNGRLRRWLETSGPDLMRRGGLWMAISCAIVVLSVTGILVRGLNLGVEFTGGRLLTFSTSQAVTADQAREAVSGAGFPRAVVQTSSPTGGAAETISVRTEELTNEEALEIEQALERVGGDVSKETDELIGPSLGDELRTKAILALGAAILAQMLYLAVRFRWTFGISAALTMFHDVLAVVGIFAWLGKPIDGVFLAAALTVVGLSVNDTVVVFDRVREMRRARPRENFAKVMNSAILQTVPRTINTGLGSIFILAALTLLGGDSLTDFALALLIGLVIATLSSVFTASPLAIVLERFWPDRPAAPDDDTPQKGPRPVTHASVDPYAHISTGRD; this comes from the coding sequence GCGATCGTCGCGATCGCCGTTGTCGCCACCTCACTCTTCGTCGCGCTGACGATGTCCCCACGCCTGGGGCTCGATCTGCGCGGCGGCACCCAGATCGTCCTCGAGGGCAAGAGCACCGACACGGTCCAGGTCAATGCCGAGGCCACCGACCGCGCGCTCAGCGTCCTGCGCAACCGCATCGACGCCCTCGGCGTCACCGACCCGACGGTGACCCGCTCGGGCGAGAACCGCATCATCATCGAGCTGCCCGGCGTGCAAGACCCGCGCGAGGCCGCCGAGGTCGTGGGCCGCACCGCCCAGCTGACCTTCCATCCGGTGGTCTCCACCGACCCGGCGCCGGTCGCGGCCGAGGGCGAAGAGGCCGAGGGTGAGGAGGCCACGCAGGAGAAGCTCGAGGAGGGGCAGCAGCGCCTCGTCGACGAAGACGGCCAGCCGCTGGTCGTCGGCCCGTCGGTGATGACGGGTGAGGGCGTCGGCGACGCCGCCGGGGTCACCGACCCGACCCGTGGCGGCGGCTGGTTCGTCACGATCGACTTCAAGGCCGCCGGCGGCGACGCCTGGCGCCAGCTCACCGCCGACGCCGCCTGCGCGCTGCCCGGCGACCCGCAGCGGCGCATCGCGATCGTGCTCGACGACGAGGTCATCTCCTCGCCCCAGGTCGACCCGTCGATCACCTGCGACGTCGGGATGACCGGCAACAGCACCGAGATCACCGGCCAGTTCAGCGCCGAGCAGGCGCAAGACCTGGCCGTGCTGATCAAGGGCGGCGCCCTGCCGATCCCGGTCGAGGTCATCGAGCAGCGCACGGTCGGCCCGACGCTCGGCGCCGACGCCATCGACGCCTCGATCAAGGCCGCCGTCATCGGCCTGATCCTCACCGGTCTCTTCATCACGCTCGTCTACCGCGTCGTCGGGTTCCTCGCGACGCTGGCCCTGGCCTGCTACGCGCTGATCTCGTACGCGTTCCTGGTGTTCCTCGGCGCCACCCTGACCCTGCCCGGCCTGGCCGGTTTCGTGCTCGCCATCGGTATGGCCATCGACGCCAACGTGCTGGTGTTCGAGCGGGCCCGTGAAGAGTTCGGGGCCGTCCCGAAGGAGAAACGGCAGGGCCGGGGCGCGCTGCCGGGGGCCCTGAAGACGGGCTTCGACAAGGCCTGGACCGCGATCATCGATACCAACGTCACCACCCTGCTGGCCGCGGCCCTGCTCTTCTTCCTGGCCACCGGCCCGGTCCGGGGCTTCGGGGTCACGCTGTCGATCGGTGTGATCGCCTCGATGGTCTCGGCCCTGATCGTGGCCCGGGTGCTCACCGAGTGGGCGGTGCGCCGCACCCTGCTGCGCAAGCGCCCGGGCATCAGCGGCCTGGCCGGCAACGGCCGGCTGCGCCGCTGGCTGGAGACCAGCGGCCCCGACCTGATGCGCCGCGGCGGCCTGTGGATGGCCATCTCGTGCGCCATCGTGGTGCTCTCGGTCACCGGCATCCTGGTGCGTGGCCTCAACCTCGGCGTGGAGTTCACCGGCGGCCGGCTGCTCACGTTCAGCACCAGCCAGGCGGTCACGGCCGACCAGGCGCGAGAAGCGGTCAGCGGGGCCGGTTTCCCGCGGGCGGTGGTGCAGACCTCGTCCCCGACCGGGGGTGCGGCCGAGACCATCAGCGTGCGCACCGAGGAGCTGACCAACGAGGAGGCGCTCGAGATCGAGCAGGCCCTCGAGCGGGTCGGGGGTGACGTCAGCAAGGAGACCGACGAGCTGATCGGCCCGAGCCTCGGCGACGAGCTGCGCACCAAGGCCATTCTCGCGCTCGGCGCGGCGATCCTGGCCCAGATGCTCTACCTGGCAGTCCGGTTCCGCTGGACCTTCGGAATATCCGCCGCCCTCACCATGTTTCACGACGTGCTGGCGGTGGTCGGAATCTTCGCCTGGCTGGGCAAGCCGATCGACGGCGTGTTCCTGGCCGCGGCGCTGACCGTCGTCGGCCTGAGCGTCAACGACACCGTCGTCGTCTTCGACCGGGTGCGCGAGATGCGCCGGGCCCGGCCGCGCGAGAACTTCGCCAAGGTCATGAACAGCGCCATCCTGCAGACGGTTCCGCGGACCATCAACACCGGTCTCGGGTCCATCTTCATCCTGGCGGCGCTGACCCTGCTGGGTGGCGACTCGCTCACCGACTTCGCGCTCGCCCTGCTCATCGGCCTGGTGATCGCGACGCTCTCGAGCGTCTTCACCGCCTCGCCGCTGGCGATCGTGCTGGAACGGTTCTGGCCCGACCGGCCCGCGGCGCCCGACGACGACACTCCGCAGAAGGGGCCCCGACCGGTGACGCACGCGTCCGTCGACCCCTACGCCCACATCTCCACGGGCCGAGACTGA
- a CDS encoding DUF4191 domain-containing protein: MARNTPSQPVNPEEMGRFAQFRAVFTMLRKADPMAVVWMLVALVGLTAGGVLIGLAVGHPIYVGILGFMVGLLVAIIIMGRRAERAAYSQIGDRKGVVGYALKGLRRGWNVEEQPVAVDPRTQDLLFRAVGRPGVVLVTEGPMPRVARLAETERKRTARLMPEVPVLVVHAGEGDDQVPVQKLVRHLMRKKPVITKQEVSEVSKRLRALGAARLPIPKGVDPTRMRPDRRATKGR, from the coding sequence ATGGCTCGCAACACACCCTCACAGCCCGTCAACCCGGAAGAGATGGGCCGCTTCGCCCAGTTCCGCGCGGTGTTCACGATGCTGCGCAAGGCCGACCCGATGGCGGTCGTCTGGATGCTGGTCGCGCTGGTCGGTCTCACGGCCGGCGGCGTGCTCATCGGCCTGGCCGTCGGGCATCCCATCTACGTGGGCATTCTCGGCTTCATGGTCGGGCTCCTGGTCGCGATCATCATCATGGGGCGGCGCGCCGAGCGGGCCGCGTACAGCCAGATCGGTGATCGCAAGGGCGTCGTCGGCTACGCGCTGAAGGGCCTGCGGCGCGGCTGGAACGTCGAGGAGCAGCCGGTCGCCGTCGACCCGCGCACCCAGGACCTGCTGTTCCGAGCCGTGGGCCGTCCGGGTGTGGTTCTGGTCACCGAGGGCCCGATGCCGCGCGTGGCCCGGCTCGCCGAGACCGAGCGCAAGCGCACCGCCCGGCTGATGCCCGAGGTGCCGGTGCTCGTGGTGCACGCCGGTGAGGGTGACGACCAGGTTCCGGTGCAGAAGCTGGTGCGCCACCTGATGCGCAAGAAGCCGGTGATCACCAAGCAGGAGGTCTCCGAGGTCAGCAAGCGTCTGCGCGCCCTCGGCGCCGCCCGCCTGCCGATCCCCAAGGGTGTCGACCCGACGCGTATGCGTCCCGATCGCCGCGCCACCAAGGGCCGCTGA
- a CDS encoding cation:proton antiporter → MHLAETLMALGGAFLAAGLAARLGRRVGLPTIPLFMLAGLLLGPNTPGLALVEDPTEFALLSSLGLILLLFYLGLEFHLDDLIGGGRKLLAAGGLYLFINVGLGLGFGFLLGWGSREAFVLAGVIGISSSAIVTKVLVETGRLGRPESKLILGIIVVEDVFLALYLALLQPVLSDASGFAEAAQKFGIAFGFLVVLTAIARWGAGLVGRLVETRDDELLIVTFVGLAVLSAGVAEKLGVSDAIGAFMIGLILGSGKAGVRIQKLVHPLRDAFAALFFFTFGLTIDPGDVMSVWLPITLAVLVTVVGNLTAGTLSSRIYGFGPEKASFVSLTVLARGEFALILASMAAVAGLDPRISAFVAGYVLILAILGPLAVSRAELFAVGLEKVFGRFLPERPELTGNEDGDAPPAEKKGQNQAFEGISTKS, encoded by the coding sequence ATGCATCTTGCCGAGACCCTGATGGCCCTCGGCGGCGCCTTCCTCGCCGCCGGGCTGGCCGCCCGCCTGGGCCGACGTGTCGGCCTGCCCACCATCCCGCTGTTCATGCTCGCCGGGCTGCTGCTCGGCCCGAACACCCCCGGCCTCGCCCTGGTCGAGGACCCGACCGAGTTCGCCCTGCTCAGCTCGCTGGGCCTGATCCTGCTGCTGTTCTACCTGGGCCTGGAGTTCCACCTCGACGACCTGATCGGCGGTGGCCGAAAGCTCCTGGCCGCCGGCGGGCTGTACCTGTTCATCAACGTCGGCCTGGGGCTCGGGTTCGGCTTCCTGCTGGGCTGGGGCAGCCGCGAGGCGTTCGTCCTGGCCGGCGTGATCGGCATCTCCAGCTCGGCGATCGTCACCAAGGTGCTCGTCGAGACCGGGCGGCTGGGCCGTCCGGAGAGCAAGCTGATCCTCGGCATCATCGTGGTCGAAGACGTCTTCCTGGCGCTGTACCTGGCGCTGCTGCAGCCGGTTCTGAGCGACGCGAGCGGATTCGCCGAGGCCGCGCAGAAGTTCGGCATCGCCTTCGGGTTCCTGGTGGTGCTCACGGCGATCGCCCGCTGGGGCGCCGGGCTGGTCGGGCGTCTGGTCGAGACCCGTGACGACGAGCTGCTCATCGTCACGTTCGTCGGCCTCGCCGTGCTGAGCGCCGGGGTCGCCGAGAAGCTCGGCGTGTCCGACGCGATCGGCGCCTTCATGATCGGCCTCATCCTGGGCTCCGGAAAGGCCGGGGTGCGCATCCAGAAACTGGTGCACCCGCTGCGCGACGCGTTCGCCGCGCTCTTCTTCTTCACCTTCGGTCTCACCATCGACCCGGGTGACGTGATGAGTGTGTGGCTGCCCATCACCCTGGCGGTGCTCGTCACCGTCGTGGGCAACCTGACGGCCGGCACGCTCTCCTCGCGGATCTACGGATTCGGGCCGGAGAAGGCCAGTTTCGTGTCGCTCACGGTGCTCGCCCGCGGCGAGTTCGCACTGATCCTGGCCTCGATGGCGGCGGTCGCCGGGCTGGACCCGCGGATCAGCGCGTTCGTCGCCGGGTACGTGCTGATCCTGGCCATCCTCGGGCCGCTGGCGGTCAGCCGGGCCGAGCTCTTCGCCGTCGGGCTGGAGAAGGTCTTCGGCCGTTTCCTGCCCGAGCGCCCGGAGCTGACGGGCAACGAGGACGGCGACGCCCCGCCCGCGGAGAAGAAGGGCCAGAACCAGGCCTTCGAGGGCATCAGCACGAAGAGCTGA
- a CDS encoding RDD family protein, whose product MAVDRRDIGSWIQGPEAVTGVSGYPGERLDRPETGPGSLARPGRRFASVLIDWVLCLVIARGFFGTETVASGVGTLIPVAILAVENLLLISTTGFTIGQRVMGVHVERVVGGGPIGLWRSALRAVLLSLVVPPLTMGWDVDRRGMHDLLTSSVVARN is encoded by the coding sequence GTGGCAGTTGACAGGCGGGACATCGGTTCGTGGATCCAGGGTCCGGAGGCGGTGACGGGCGTCTCCGGTTATCCGGGGGAGCGGCTCGACCGGCCCGAGACCGGCCCCGGTTCGCTCGCCCGGCCGGGCCGGCGGTTCGCCAGTGTGCTCATCGACTGGGTGCTGTGCCTGGTCATCGCGCGGGGCTTCTTCGGTACCGAGACCGTGGCCTCCGGCGTGGGAACCCTGATTCCGGTGGCGATCCTGGCGGTGGAGAACCTGCTGCTGATCAGCACCACCGGCTTCACGATCGGCCAGCGCGTCATGGGCGTGCACGTGGAACGTGTCGTCGGGGGAGGCCCGATCGGGCTGTGGCGCAGTGCGCTGCGCGCCGTTCTGCTGTCGCTGGTGGTGCCGCCGCTCACGATGGGCTGGGACGTCGACCGCCGGGGCATGCACGACCTACTGACCAGTTCAGTGGTGGCGCGGAACTGA
- a CDS encoding PIG-L deacetylase family protein: protein MPGLDDALRDHDCVVVLSPHPDDAALSCGSLLARISSRLPVTVMSLFTACHPDRASRAARAELRRANARRAPELYHRRRARDLAALRSIGVTGVHFGLPDALYRRRVSRAPRLAGALLPELDCVYPTFRLHASRGRISPHDRPLLEQLERRVLLATTPADLILAPFGLGGHVDHMLTHELGKALSRSRKVGWYADQPYVARSGVPVPAPAGAQRVEHEVDREAKASLIAWYGLSSLPADGPAPELEEYVYVPAAS from the coding sequence GTGCCCGGACTCGACGACGCCCTGCGGGATCACGACTGCGTCGTGGTGCTGTCCCCGCACCCGGACGACGCGGCGCTGTCGTGCGGCTCGCTGCTGGCCCGGATCTCGTCCCGGCTGCCGGTCACCGTGATGTCGCTGTTCACGGCCTGCCACCCCGACCGGGCCTCGCGGGCGGCGCGCGCCGAGCTGCGCCGGGCCAACGCGCGGCGTGCGCCGGAGCTCTACCACCGGCGCCGGGCGCGGGACCTGGCGGCGCTGCGCTCGATCGGCGTGACCGGGGTGCACTTCGGCCTGCCGGACGCGCTGTACCGCCGCCGGGTGTCCCGGGCACCGCGTCTGGCCGGGGCGCTGCTGCCCGAACTGGACTGCGTCTACCCGACTTTCCGGCTGCACGCGTCGCGGGGCCGGATCTCACCGCACGACCGGCCGCTCCTGGAGCAGCTGGAACGGCGGGTGCTGCTGGCGACCACCCCGGCCGACCTGATCCTGGCGCCGTTCGGGCTGGGCGGGCACGTCGACCACATGCTCACCCACGAGCTCGGAAAAGCGTTGTCGCGCAGCCGGAAAGTGGGCTGGTACGCCGACCAGCCGTACGTGGCCCGGTCGGGCGTCCCGGTGCCGGCGCCGGCCGGGGCGCAGCGCGTCGAGCACGAGGTCGACCGGGAGGCCAAGGCGTCACTGATCGCCTGGTACGGCCTGTCGTCCCTCCCGGCCGACGGGCCGGCGCCCGAGCTGGAGGAGTACGTCTACGTCCCGGCCGCCTCGTGA
- a CDS encoding DNA glycosylase AlkZ-like family protein: MSTRISIRRLGRATLARQHLLERVRMGALEMVEHLVGLQSQEPLSAYGGLWTRLHGFEAAELADLLENRRVVRILAMRGTIHLFSARDCLGLRPVMQPVLDRVYTAARIRAVIGDPAELERRARELPAAGPMLPMELNRALAPHCPDATLDDLAGRGWSVAAGAGAAARGVGARRAHDLRAEIHRAGAFVTGGDVLAEYRKVST; this comes from the coding sequence ATGAGCACCCGCATCAGCATCCGCCGTCTGGGCCGGGCCACGCTCGCCCGGCAGCATCTGCTGGAGCGGGTGCGCATGGGCGCGCTCGAGATGGTCGAGCACCTGGTCGGCCTGCAGTCGCAGGAGCCGTTGAGTGCCTACGGCGGCTTGTGGACGCGTCTGCACGGTTTCGAGGCGGCCGAACTGGCCGATCTGCTCGAGAACCGCCGGGTGGTGCGAATTCTGGCCATGCGCGGCACGATTCACCTGTTCAGCGCCCGGGACTGCCTGGGCCTGCGCCCGGTGATGCAGCCGGTACTCGACCGGGTCTACACGGCCGCCCGGATCCGGGCGGTGATCGGGGATCCGGCCGAGCTGGAACGCCGGGCGCGGGAGCTGCCGGCGGCGGGCCCGATGCTGCCGATGGAGCTGAACCGGGCTCTGGCGCCACACTGTCCGGACGCCACGCTCGACGATCTGGCTGGCCGTGGGTGGTCGGTTGCCGCTGGTGCAGGTGCCGCCGCGCGGGGTGTGGGGGCGCGGCGGGCGCACGACCTACGCGCGGAGATCCACCGGGCAGGGGCGTTCGTCACCGGCGGCGACGTGTTGGCCGAGTACCGGAAAGTATCTACCTGA
- a CDS encoding ADP-ribosylglycohydrolase family protein yields the protein MSDALQPHPLVWESRVRGSLLGLALGESLAFDQPDHAPLKSGTATQLAAFTVEGTIRAVLRSLHEGACHPPSELWDAYGRWALLQGVLHADVPPDGWLMQVPQLYEHRGEAPATVNATQGGRPGTREAPVSGSLGWHSLVRGLPFAALSGQAHWSDVRMASECAALTHGHPRAWSTAAAGVRLLNRFLAAGPGENDLPALVANALPGLDEEVAAGLRTALWAAGTRPGQRDVLLSLAPSASAPAVLMGGVYTAASFAGHADAGAALRFAATARAPQGVGAMTGAILGAVHGAGVWPVPVLVRHELLWVLDTLARDLVLQLTGNPGGSSGVAPDDPHWGSRYPQKSASSRGLM from the coding sequence GTGAGCGACGCCCTGCAGCCCCATCCCCTGGTCTGGGAGAGCCGAGTCCGCGGCAGTCTGCTGGGGCTCGCCCTCGGTGAGAGCCTGGCCTTCGACCAGCCCGACCATGCCCCGCTGAAGTCCGGAACCGCCACCCAGCTGGCCGCTTTCACGGTCGAGGGCACCATCCGGGCGGTGCTGCGCTCACTGCACGAGGGAGCCTGCCACCCGCCCTCGGAGCTCTGGGACGCCTACGGCCGCTGGGCTCTGCTGCAGGGGGTGCTGCACGCCGACGTGCCGCCCGACGGCTGGCTGATGCAGGTGCCGCAGCTGTACGAGCACCGCGGCGAGGCCCCGGCCACCGTGAACGCGACGCAGGGCGGGCGCCCGGGCACCCGCGAGGCGCCGGTCTCGGGCAGCCTGGGCTGGCACTCGCTGGTTCGGGGCCTGCCCTTCGCCGCCCTGTCCGGCCAGGCCCACTGGTCGGACGTGCGGATGGCGTCCGAGTGCGCGGCCCTCACCCACGGCCATCCGCGGGCCTGGTCGACCGCCGCGGCCGGAGTGCGGCTGCTCAACCGGTTCCTGGCGGCCGGCCCGGGCGAGAACGACCTGCCCGCCCTGGTGGCCAACGCGCTGCCCGGGCTGGACGAGGAGGTGGCGGCCGGGCTGCGCACGGCGTTGTGGGCCGCGGGCACCCGGCCGGGCCAGCGGGACGTGCTGCTCAGCCTGGCCCCGAGTGCGAGCGCCCCGGCCGTGCTGATGGGGGGCGTGTACACGGCCGCGAGCTTCGCGGGCCACGCTGACGCCGGTGCCGCACTGCGTTTCGCCGCCACCGCCCGCGCCCCGCAGGGCGTGGGCGCGATGACCGGGGCGATCCTCGGCGCGGTGCACGGGGCCGGGGTCTGGCCGGTGCCGGTGCTGGTGCGGCACGAGCTGCTCTGGGTGCTCGACACGCTCGCCCGTGACCTGGTGCTGCAGCTGACCGGTAACCCGGGAGGGTCGTCCGGGGTGGCCCCGGACGACCCGCACTGGGGGTCGAGATACCCTCAGAAATCGGCCAGTTCGCGGGGGCTGATGTAG
- the glnA gene encoding type I glutamate--ammonia ligase gives MFSNAEEVTKYIAENDVKFVDVRFCDLPGVMQHFNVPASTVGEDFFTDGQMFDGSSIRGFQAINESDMKLIPDLHTAYIDPFRVEKTLNINMSIVDPYTNEPYSRDPRQVAAKAEAYLKSTGIADTAFFAPEAEFYIFDDVRFETKQNKSFYEIDSIEAAWNTSRKEDGGNLGHKTPYKGGYFPVPPVDHYADLRDQMVLALDELGLEVERSHHEVGTAGQAEINYRFDSLAKSADKVMLFKYVIKSVAHAAGKTVTFMPKPIFQDNGSGMHCHQSLWKDGSPLFYDESGYGGLSDIARWYIGGLLHHAPSLLAFTNPTVNSYHRLVPGYEAPVNLVYSARNRSACVRIPVTGSNPKAKRIEFRVPDPSSNPYLAFAAMLMAGIDGIKNRIEPPAPVDKDLYELPPEEHAGIAQVPASLSEALDNLEKDHAYLVEGGVFTEDLIETWIQFKRESEIDPIRLRPHPHEFELYYDV, from the coding sequence TTGTTCAGCAACGCCGAAGAGGTGACCAAGTACATCGCGGAGAACGACGTCAAGTTCGTTGACGTCCGGTTCTGCGACCTGCCGGGTGTGATGCAGCACTTCAACGTGCCCGCGTCCACCGTGGGAGAGGACTTCTTCACCGACGGTCAGATGTTCGACGGCTCCTCGATCCGGGGCTTCCAGGCGATCAACGAGTCCGACATGAAGCTCATCCCGGACCTGCACACCGCCTACATCGACCCGTTCCGTGTCGAGAAGACGCTCAACATCAACATGAGCATCGTCGACCCGTACACGAACGAGCCGTACAGCCGTGACCCGCGCCAGGTCGCGGCCAAGGCCGAGGCGTACCTGAAGTCCACGGGGATCGCCGACACCGCGTTCTTCGCCCCCGAGGCCGAGTTCTACATCTTCGACGACGTGCGCTTTGAGACGAAGCAGAACAAGTCGTTCTACGAGATCGACTCGATCGAGGCCGCCTGGAACACCTCCCGCAAGGAAGACGGCGGGAACCTGGGCCACAAGACCCCGTACAAGGGTGGGTACTTCCCGGTCCCGCCGGTCGACCACTACGCCGACCTGCGTGACCAGATGGTGCTCGCGCTCGACGAGCTGGGCCTCGAGGTCGAGCGGAGCCACCACGAGGTGGGCACCGCCGGTCAGGCCGAGATCAACTACCGCTTCGACAGCCTGGCCAAGTCCGCGGACAAGGTCATGCTGTTCAAGTACGTGATCAAGAGCGTCGCGCACGCCGCGGGCAAGACGGTCACGTTCATGCCGAAGCCGATCTTCCAGGACAACGGCTCGGGCATGCACTGCCACCAGTCGCTGTGGAAGGACGGCTCGCCGCTCTTCTACGACGAGAGCGGTTACGGCGGCCTGTCGGACATCGCCCGCTGGTACATCGGTGGCCTCCTGCACCACGCCCCGTCACTGCTGGCGTTCACCAACCCGACGGTGAACTCGTACCACCGCCTGGTGCCGGGCTACGAGGCGCCGGTCAACCTGGTCTACTCGGCCCGTAACCGCAGCGCCTGCGTGCGTATCCCGGTCACCGGTTCGAACCCGAAGGCCAAGCGCATCGAGTTCCGCGTGCCCGACCCGTCGAGCAACCCGTACCTGGCGTTCGCGGCGATGCTGATGGCCGGCATCGACGGCATCAAGAACCGCATCGAGCCGCCGGCCCCGGTCGACAAGGACCTCTACGAGCTTCCGCCGGAGGAGCACGCGGGCATCGCCCAGGTGCCGGCGTCGCTCAGCGAGGCCCTCGACAACCTCGAGAAGGACCACGCCTACCTCGTCGAGGGCGGCGTCTTCACCGAGGACCTGATCGAGACCTGGATCCAGTTCAAGCGCGAGTCCGAGATCGACCCGATCCGTCTGCGCCCGCACCCGCACGAGTTCGAGCTGTACTACGACGTGTGA
- a CDS encoding FadR/GntR family transcriptional regulator: MSDVGDAGRTSSVGRVGRGGKIGDAVAREILSRITRDGLTAGTRLPPEAQMMAEYRVGRSTLREALRILEVNGLIAIRPGPGGGPVVRDFSSHDFARTATLFLHARGLTVRELLEARLILEPVTARLAAQRRTSEEAARLGVAATAADPEAESEYRRATADFHALLVETAGNGVIGLLVLSLKDVFQTRVRELVVPGEDRAAVLRTHLQIADAVRDGRADDAGQLMSEHLADYVRRVEESHPGLMDEVVDWMQ; this comes from the coding sequence ATGTCCGATGTGGGGGACGCCGGAAGAACCAGCTCGGTCGGAAGGGTCGGCCGCGGGGGCAAGATCGGCGACGCCGTGGCGCGCGAGATCCTCAGCCGGATCACCCGCGACGGCCTGACCGCCGGCACCCGCCTGCCGCCCGAGGCCCAGATGATGGCCGAGTACCGGGTCGGCCGCAGCACCCTGCGCGAGGCCCTGCGCATCCTCGAGGTGAATGGGCTGATCGCGATCCGGCCCGGCCCGGGCGGAGGGCCGGTCGTGCGGGACTTCTCCAGCCACGACTTCGCCCGCACCGCCACGCTGTTCCTGCATGCCCGCGGTCTCACCGTGCGCGAACTCCTCGAGGCCCGGCTGATTCTCGAGCCGGTCACCGCCCGGCTGGCCGCGCAGCGCCGCACCAGCGAGGAGGCGGCCCGGCTCGGCGTCGCCGCGACCGCCGCCGACCCGGAGGCGGAGTCCGAGTACCGGCGCGCCACGGCCGATTTCCACGCCCTGCTGGTGGAGACGGCCGGCAACGGTGTGATCGGTCTGCTGGTCCTGTCGCTGAAAGACGTGTTCCAGACCCGGGTGCGCGAGCTGGTCGTGCCCGGAGAAGACCGGGCCGCCGTCCTGCGCACCCACCTGCAGATCGCCGACGCGGTGCGCGACGGCCGCGCCGACGACGCCGGGCAGCTCATGAGCGAGCACCTGGCCGACTACGTGCGCCGGGTCGAGGAAAGTCATCCCGGTCTGATGGACGAGGTCGTCGACTGGATGCAATAA
- the glnII gene encoding glutamine synthetase GlnII, giving the protein MPYRAEYIWIDGTEPTPLMRSKTRIVADGQEPEIWGFDGSSTNQAPGENSDCVLRPVFTCPDPLRGEGDVLVLCEVELTDFTPHATNTRAACVAAAEKYADQSPNFGIEQEYTFFADGRPLGWPAVGFPAPQGPYYCGVGGDRMPGREIVEKHTEACLKAGLAIEGTNAEVMMGQWEFQIGVLPAPLIGDHIWVARWLLLRIAEDFGVDVSFDAKPVKGDWNGAGAHTNFSTAATMESYDAIVTACEALGKKADEHVAAYGQGIEERLTGAHETASYKTFSWGASDRSASIRIPWAVEKAKKGWIEDRRPNANVDPYVVSRMLITTCCAALAGE; this is encoded by the coding sequence ATGCCCTACCGCGCCGAATACATCTGGATCGACGGCACCGAGCCGACCCCGCTGATGCGCAGCAAGACCCGCATCGTGGCCGACGGCCAGGAGCCGGAGATCTGGGGCTTCGACGGCTCCAGCACCAACCAGGCGCCCGGTGAGAACTCCGACTGCGTGCTGCGTCCCGTGTTCACCTGCCCCGACCCGCTGCGCGGCGAGGGCGACGTGCTGGTGCTCTGCGAGGTCGAGCTCACCGACTTCACGCCGCACGCCACCAACACCCGCGCCGCCTGCGTCGCGGCGGCCGAGAAGTACGCCGACCAGAGCCCGAACTTCGGCATCGAGCAGGAGTACACGTTCTTCGCCGACGGCCGCCCGCTGGGCTGGCCCGCCGTCGGCTTCCCGGCGCCGCAGGGCCCGTACTACTGCGGTGTGGGTGGCGACCGGATGCCCGGCCGCGAGATCGTCGAGAAGCACACCGAGGCGTGCCTGAAGGCCGGTCTGGCCATCGAGGGCACGAACGCCGAGGTCATGATGGGCCAGTGGGAGTTCCAGATCGGCGTGCTGCCGGCGCCTCTCATCGGTGACCACATCTGGGTGGCCCGCTGGCTGCTCCTGCGCATCGCCGAGGACTTCGGCGTCGACGTGTCGTTCGACGCCAAGCCGGTGAAGGGTGACTGGAACGGTGCCGGCGCGCACACCAACTTCTCCACCGCGGCCACCATGGAGAGCTACGACGCGATCGTCACCGCGTGCGAGGCCCTCGGCAAGAAGGCCGACGAGCACGTCGCCGCCTACGGCCAGGGCATCGAGGAGCGCCTGACCGGTGCCCACGAGACGGCCAGCTACAAGACGTTCAGCTGGGGCGCGTCCGACCGCTCCGCGTCGATCCGCATCCCGTGGGCGGTCGAGAAGGCGAAGAAGGGCTGGATCGAAGACCGGCGCCCCAACGCCAACGTCGACCCCTACGTGGTCTCGCGCATGCTCATCACCACCTGCTGTGCGGCGCTCGCGGGCGAGTAG